From the genome of Aquiluna borgnonia:
GTTTGTCATGACCAGCGGCTAGTTTTTTCCACTGCTCGTCGTCAAGCACCCTGGACTCAAGCACCTGCGCGGTCGAGTCAGACCGCCAGAGGTCAGGAATTACTACTAGATGCTCAGCACCTAACTTGGAAACTAGGCCGGCAACGTCCAGCGCCTGATCCCAAGCACGCTTCCATTGGTCATCACCCTTGTGGAACCCTGTGAAGACAGTTCCGGCGGACAAATGCAGGTCATGGGCAGCTAGGGCATCGGCAAGTTGATTAGGGTCAGTGGGCAAGTAGCCGAAGGGGCCGAGCTCGATCCAGTGGTATCCAGCTGCCTGAACCTCCGCTAGGAATCGCTCCCAAGGCACCTGGCCCGTGTCATTAGGGAACCACACGCCCCATGAATCTGGTGCCGTGCCTACCCTAATTCGTCCCGACATTCGCGTACCTCTTCTTCCCTTGCGATGCACTTTTGCTGCAGGCTTTTGAATCTTCCTTTACCTTCATAATTTAGTGGATTGAAGCAATTATTTGTCAGTACAAAATAACATTTATGTAAACGAGATTCTATTTGACAGTCTCCGTTGCTAACTTGGTGCCTATCTCGACGAGAGAGATCTTCAAAAAGTATTGAAGCGGAAGGCACAAAGTGGGGTTTGAGAGGGTCTGTTTTGAAACTAAATTACCTAACCCGAGCCCTTGCTCCGGCAACCCTAGGAAAGACTGATGAAATTTGGTGTTTACAACGCAATTTTGCATGACCGCCCACTGACCGAAGCCCTGAAAGTCATCAAAGATCTTGGTTTAGATGGTCTCGAGATAAACACCGGTGGGTTCCTACCTGCGGTGCACGTGCCCAACATGGAAGAGATCCTCCATTCAGATTCAGCAAGAGATGACTTTTTGGCCATTTTTGATGCTGAGGGACTCGAAATCTTGGGCCTCAACTGTAACGGCAATCCCCTTCATGCAAAATCTGTCATCAGGGCTGCACACTCCCAAGATGTAATTCGCTCCGTCAAGTTGGCAAATCGTCTAGGCCAAAACAGGGTGGTTACAATGTCTGGCCTGCCTGGAAGTGAACCCGGCGCTGCCAATCCGAACTGGATGGTTAACGCCTGGAATTCCGCCCACCTCGACGTTCTTGACTACCAATTCGAAATTGCTAGCAGTTTCTGGCGAGAGGTAGATGCTCTCGCTCGTGACCTTGACGTTGTTGTCGCACTGGAGCTTCACCCGCAAAACCTGGTTTTCAATCCAGCGTCAATGCGCGAATTGGTTAGGCGAACAGACTCGACCAACATTGGAGTCGAACTGGATGCATCGCACTTATTTTGGCAGCAAATGGACCCAATTGCCGTTGTCGACAATTTGGGTGAACTTGTCGCACATGCGGCTGCTAAGGACGTGCGGATAAACCCGCATTCTGCTATCGAGGGAGTCTTGGACAATAGCTTTCGGAGACTCGGCCCAGATGAAGCTCGAACCAACCTCGGCGGTGATGAGTGGGCAAATGAATGGCCTAAGCCATCGGCCTGGGATTTTGTGGCGGTTGGCAAAGGCCACGACTCAGATTATTGGGCTGGGTTCCTAGCTGCACTGCACCGAGTGGATCAGGGAATGATTATCAACATCGAACACGAAGATGTTTCAATGGGACGGGAAGAGGGTTTGAAATTTGCCGCCGAAGTTTTGCTCGATGCCGCAAGAAAATCAGGAGTTAGATAACTTGCAATAATAAATTTGCAGTCTTCAACATTTGTAATAACATTAGGTCAAATAGTCCAAGGAAGGGCGTGTGGAGAACCATGGCTCAAGGTAACGCTCCTTTCGACCTTGTAACGATTGGGCGAATCGGCGTTGACATTTACCCGCTCCAAAACGGCGTTGGTTTGGAAGATGTGACCAGCTTCGGCAAATTTCTAGGCGGCTCACCAACAAACGTGGCCGTAGCAGCTACGAGACATGGACTGAACTCCGCAGTGATCACAAAGGTTGGCCAGGATTCGTTTGGTCGCTACCTCAAACAAGAACTAAGCAGGCTTGGAGTGGACAATAGGTACGTCGGTGATGTCCCAGATCTGATGACTCCGGTTGTCTTCTGCGAAATCTTCCCGCCAGATGATTTCCCCCTTTACTTCTATCGCAAACCAACTGCTCCTGACATGCAGATCACCGCTGGTGAGCTTGATCTAGATGCCATCGGGATTGCTGGAATCTTCTGGTTTACGGTTACTGGACTTAGTGAGGAACCCTCGCGGTCTGCTCATTTAGCGGCCTTGAGGTCTAGGAAGGGAAAGCGACACACCGTCGTAGATCTCGATTATCGACCAACGTTCTGGTCCTCCCCCGAAGCTGCCCGCAGGGAGATCGATCAAATCTGGGGCAATGTGACGGTCGCAGTTGGCAATAAGGAAGAATGCTTTGTTGCCGTCGGCGAGACTGAGCCTGAGCGCGCAGCCGATGCACTTTTGGAGCGCGGTGTCGAGATTGCCATTGTGAAACAAGGCCCGAAGGGTGTTATGGCTAAGACCAAGAATGAAATGGTTGAAGTCCCGCCTTACTTTGTCGACGTAGTCAACGGGTTAGGGGCGGGGGATTCATTTGGTGGCTCCCTTTGCTATGGCCTCAGCCAAGGCTGGGACCTAAAGCGAATCCTGCAATTCGCAAATGTCGCGGGAGCCATAGTGGCGTCGCGTTTGGAATGCTCAACAGCTATGCCAACGACGGCAGAGGTGGTTGAGGTATTGAAAGAGAAGTTCTCATGGAACTAACTAAGTCAGCATCCTTCGAATCCATTAAGGACGTTAGGGCTGAAAACCCTGGCGCCATTCGGACTGCCCTAGAAAATCGTCAACGACGGGAGCTGATTCGTGGCGATGGTCGTCTGCTCATAATCGCCGCCGACCACCCGGCGCGTGGAGCGATAGCGGTCGGTAAAAACCCAACCGCCATGGGATCCAGACGGGAACTGCTCGAGCGCTTTGCGGAGGCGTTATCTCGACCTGGAGTTGATG
Proteins encoded in this window:
- the iolC gene encoding 5-dehydro-2-deoxygluconokinase; protein product: MAQGNAPFDLVTIGRIGVDIYPLQNGVGLEDVTSFGKFLGGSPTNVAVAATRHGLNSAVITKVGQDSFGRYLKQELSRLGVDNRYVGDVPDLMTPVVFCEIFPPDDFPLYFYRKPTAPDMQITAGELDLDAIGIAGIFWFTVTGLSEEPSRSAHLAALRSRKGKRHTVVDLDYRPTFWSSPEAARREIDQIWGNVTVAVGNKEECFVAVGETEPERAADALLERGVEIAIVKQGPKGVMAKTKNEMVEVPPYFVDVVNGLGAGDSFGGSLCYGLSQGWDLKRILQFANVAGAIVASRLECSTAMPTTAEVVEVLKEKFSWN
- a CDS encoding sugar phosphate isomerase/epimerase family protein: MKFGVYNAILHDRPLTEALKVIKDLGLDGLEINTGGFLPAVHVPNMEEILHSDSARDDFLAIFDAEGLEILGLNCNGNPLHAKSVIRAAHSQDVIRSVKLANRLGQNRVVTMSGLPGSEPGAANPNWMVNAWNSAHLDVLDYQFEIASSFWREVDALARDLDVVVALELHPQNLVFNPASMRELVRRTDSTNIGVELDASHLFWQQMDPIAVVDNLGELVAHAAAKDVRINPHSAIEGVLDNSFRRLGPDEARTNLGGDEWANEWPKPSAWDFVAVGKGHDSDYWAGFLAALHRVDQGMIINIEHEDVSMGREEGLKFAAEVLLDAARKSGVR